In the genome of Arthrobacter sp. PAMC25284, the window GCTCACGGCACTTCCGGGAGCCTGCTCCCGGGCGCGCCAAGCCGGCATGGCAGGGCATGAGTCCAGCATCCAGACGGCCGGCACCGTGGCCCGTCAGGCCTCCGCCAGGAGCTGATCCAACGGCACGGACTCGTCCGCCAGGGCAAGCGCGCTGACGGGCGTCCGCGCCGCTATCAGGGCCTTGATGGCCTTCTGCGGCTTTCCCGCGTGGGGCCAGTTGACGGACATCCCGGCGACCACGCGGCCCTCGCGCTGCCAGAAGGCGATGAACTCTTTCCCTTCCAGCGTGCCGCGGACGGCGGGCGGGCCGGAGGTCAGGGACGGGAAGCCGGAATACTCCATGCTGACGTCGAACTGGTCCGTATAGAAGTACGGAATCGTGTCCAGCACGGCGTCCTGGCCGAGCATGGCCTTCGCCGCGACCTTGCCGCCGTTCAGGGCATTGGACCAGTGCTCGCTGCGATGGTGCTCCCCGGTGAAGGGGTGCAGGGCATTGGCGACATCGCCGGCCGCGAAGATCCCCGGCACCGCGGTCCGCAGCGACGCATCCGTCGGAATCCCGTTCCGGAGGTTGATCCCGGCCGCCGCGGCCAGCGACGTTTCAGGCACCACGCCTACGGCCAGGACCACCAGGTCTGCGGGCAGAAGTTCGCCGGCATCGGTCCGCACCCCGGTCACTTTCCCCGAACTGCCCGTTATTTCCTGCGCGGCGGCCGGGAGCCTGAACCGCACGCCGTGACTTTCGTGGAGTGCACGGAAAAATCCGCCGAGCTCCGGCCCGATGGCCGCACCCAGCGGCACGTCCTCGAGCCCGAGCAGCGTCACCTGGTTGCCGTACGCGGTGGCGGCGGCGGCCAGTTCCATCCCGATCCAGCCCGAACCGATCATCACCACGGTTCTGCCGCCGCCTGCCAGGCTGCTGCGCAGGCGCCGGCTGTCATCCACGGTCCGGAAAGTGCTGACGCCGTCCAGGCCGCTGCCCGGCAACGGAATGCTCCGGGGCCGAGCCCCGGTCGCGAGCAGCAGCCGGAAGTAGTCCAGCCGGCTGCCGTCGCCCAACCTCACGGTGTGCGCTGCCGGGTCCAGCGCGGTGACGGCATCGCCAAGGCGGAGATCGACGTCGTTCTCCGCGTACCAGTGCGCCGGCACCACCGGCAGCGCGTCCTCGCCCGCTTGACCCAACAGGTACTCCTTGGACAGCGGCGGCCGCAGATACGGGTGGTGGGACTCACCGGCCAGAACGGTGATGCCGCCGGAAAAACCTTCGGCGCGCAGCGTCCTGGCAGCGGTGGCCCCGGCCAGGCCGCCGCCCACAATCACGATCTTCTCGACGGCCATAACCGCCTGCCTCCTTGCATGAGTGCGGCGTCAGCCGCCGCACGGACCGATTCTAAAAACAGTACATTTGACGTTAGAGTTGAGCGGCTGATCCGTCTAGGGCCTTTAGGCAGGAAATCCGCGCGGCGATAGAATGGCCGGGCAGGCATTGTGCTAAGCGGCCACGTGCCGCAGATGCCGGCAGCACCCCAAACCTGGAGAAAGACAGTATGCGAGTTCTTGCAGCCATGAGTGGCGGCGTCGATTCCGCCGTTGCCGCCGCCCGCGCCGTCGAGGCGGGACACGACGTCGTTGGGGTCCACCTGGCGCTGTCCAGGATGCCCGGAACCCTGCGCACCGGCAGCCGCGGCTGTTGCACCATCGAGGACTCCCGCGATGCCTGGCGGGCCTGCGACGTGCTCGGGATTCCCTACTATGTGTGGGACTTCTCCGAGCGGTTCAAGGAAGATGTCGTCCAGGACTTCATCGACGAATACGCCGCCGGGCGGACCCCCAACCCGTGCATGCGCTGCAATGAACGGATCAAGTTCGCGGCGCTGCTGGAAAAGGCGATCGCCCTCGGCTTCGATGCCGTCTGCACCGGCCACTACGCGAAGGTGATCACCGACGCCGATGGCAACCCCGAGCTGCACCGGGCCGCGGACTGGGCCAAGGACCAGAGCTACGTCCTCGGTGTCCTGACCCACGAACAGCTCAGCCACTCCATGTTCCCGCTCGCCGACACGCCTTCGAAGGCCGAGGTCCGCGCGGAGGCTGAACGCCGCGGGCTCTCCGTGGCCAACAAACCCGACAGTCATGACATCTGCTTTATCCCCGACGGTGACACAGCCGGCTGGCTGGCCGAAAAAATCGAGATGACCACCGGCGACATTGTGGATGAGTCCGGGTCCAAGGTCGGCGAGCACCCCGGCGCCAACGCCTTCACCGTCGGCCAGCGCCGCGGGCTGAAGCTGGGCACCCCCGCCGCCGACG includes:
- a CDS encoding NAD(P)/FAD-dependent oxidoreductase — protein: MAVEKIVIVGGGLAGATAARTLRAEGFSGGITVLAGESHHPYLRPPLSKEYLLGQAGEDALPVVPAHWYAENDVDLRLGDAVTALDPAAHTVRLGDGSRLDYFRLLLATGARPRSIPLPGSGLDGVSTFRTVDDSRRLRSSLAGGGRTVVMIGSGWIGMELAAAATAYGNQVTLLGLEDVPLGAAIGPELGGFFRALHESHGVRFRLPAAAQEITGSSGKVTGVRTDAGELLPADLVVLAVGVVPETSLAAAAGINLRNGIPTDASLRTAVPGIFAAGDVANALHPFTGEHHRSEHWSNALNGGKVAAKAMLGQDAVLDTIPYFYTDQFDVSMEYSGFPSLTSGPPAVRGTLEGKEFIAFWQREGRVVAGMSVNWPHAGKPQKAIKALIAARTPVSALALADESVPLDQLLAEA
- the mnmA gene encoding tRNA 2-thiouridine(34) synthase MnmA, which translates into the protein MSGGVDSAVAAARAVEAGHDVVGVHLALSRMPGTLRTGSRGCCTIEDSRDAWRACDVLGIPYYVWDFSERFKEDVVQDFIDEYAAGRTPNPCMRCNERIKFAALLEKAIALGFDAVCTGHYAKVITDADGNPELHRAADWAKDQSYVLGVLTHEQLSHSMFPLADTPSKAEVRAEAERRGLSVANKPDSHDICFIPDGDTAGWLAEKIEMTTGDIVDESGSKVGEHPGANAFTVGQRRGLKLGTPAADGKPRFVLEIRPKENKVVVGPEALLAIDEIRGIKVSWAGLPIAEVGTGAEFECHAQVRAHGDPVPARARMEPDNLVVTLTEPLRGVAPGQTVVLYQGSRVLGQATIDTARSLQRAVL